Part of the Bacillus cereus group sp. RP43 genome is shown below.
TCCAGTATGAATATATTGATTTACTTGTTTATGAAGCGCTTCTTTAACAGCTGGATGACAGTGTCCTACATTAATTGTCCCAATTGCTCCTGCGAAATCAATGTACTGATTTCCATCCACATCTGTTACGAGTGCACCATTTGCAGACTGTACAAATGTTGGAATACCATTACTTACTCCTTTTGGTACTATATTTTGGCGGCGTTCTAATAAAGACGCTGCTTTCGGTCCTGGAATTTGTTCATTTACTTTAGCAAATTTTTTTGCGTTCATTGTGTACCCCATCCTTTTCTATACAATGTTTTCTCTTTATATTGCAAGATGTATGCCAACTTCTTCTTTCTAGTATTCATCCCATTCTCTTAATATCTCGGCATAAAAAATAAGTCTATAAAGACTCATATAGAGTCCTTATAGACTTATTCATTTATACATTAGACTTTCCTTGTTCCCAAATAAACTCACCTGAATGAGAAATTAAATCTTCAACAGATTGTAATACTAAATCTGCAAGTGGTTCTAACGTTTGACGATTACCCGTACCAGATAGTACGCCAATTGCATAGCAGTCGCCACCATTTTTCGCTAAATGTAAATCCGTCGGTGTATCTCCGATGACTGCTACTTCACATGTCTCTAAATTAAATCTCTCACAAAACGATTCTACAATTTTTTTATCTGGCTTCTGTGCTGGAAATGTATCTGAAGCTATAACACAATCAAAAAAGTCTTCCAATTGATATTGCTTTAAAAATAATTCTGTCGGCGCGAAATCATCAGCTGTAACGACGCCTAGAATAACCCCTCTATCCTTTAACGCTTGTAAAACTTTCGGTAAATCTGCCGTCATTCTCATATGTGAACGATGCTCGTACATAAGAGCAAACAACTTTTCGCTCACCCATTGATGCATCTCTTCTTCTCTAGATGATGCAATATACTTACAAAGCCCCTTTGCCACATCAAGACTCGTTCCAGCAGCGAGCGCACTACGCGGATGAACAAATGCTCCGTCTACGCCAATCTCTTTTAATAAAGCCTGCTGCATTGATTCTGGTAATTGATATAAATTTATACATTCTGCAACAAGCTCTTCAGCTACTTTTATCCAAATCGAATGAAAATCCATTAATGTCCCATCTTTATCAAATAGTATTGCTTTTACCTTCTCCATAGCACCCTACCTCTCATTTCTTATCTCTTCCAGTGTATCAATAAAATATGGATAAAAAATAAACGGATTGTAAAAATACCATAAAAATCAAACTAACTTCCAATTTACAATTCATCTGTATAAAGTGAAACTTTAATCAGCGGGGGAAGTCTTATTCTCGTAAAAGCAAAAAAGGATGCCTTTACAAGGCATCCTCTTGCTGTTCAGGAACAAATAGTTCCAGACAATGATATATATTTTCAAATTCCATCGGTGCGTCTCCGCCATATTCGCCATCTAAGTTGATCATTAGTTTATCTGGTGAATGCACTTTAATTCGATTCGCTTGTGTATATAGCACTTTTGGATTGTTAATATGTTCCCCACGCTGCGCTTGTGTTGCTGCT
Proteins encoded:
- a CDS encoding HAD-IA family hydrolase, coding for MEKVKAILFDKDGTLMDFHSIWIKVAEELVAECINLYQLPESMQQALLKEIGVDGAFVHPRSALAAGTSLDVAKGLCKYIASSREEEMHQWVSEKLFALMYEHRSHMRMTADLPKVLQALKDRGVILGVVTADDFAPTELFLKQYQLEDFFDCVIASDTFPAQKPDKKIVESFCERFNLETCEVAVIGDTPTDLHLAKNGGDCYAIGVLSGTGNRQTLEPLADLVLQSVEDLISHSGEFIWEQGKSNV